From one Lotus japonicus ecotype B-129 chromosome 3, LjGifu_v1.2 genomic stretch:
- the LOC130749458 gene encoding uncharacterized protein LOC130749458 isoform X2, with amino-acid sequence MDSPFTDVTNRLDFSSGRLSNRKPAKRVRKSVSVATSKTKRSCRRSDFMVPGDLTAQSSIHNPTQQIPTIPLDVTTRLDIPSGPVTYKEPARRVGKTDTAVTSKTRRSRRRADFTVSGELNAQSSIHNPTQHMPTIPSEYADFGEINCCCQHCGAQFWFAERAEKSTNATHPKFPVCCINGKISLPFFQQPPELLSNLFSGNDPRSRNFLDHIRTYNSMFAFTSLGGKVDGNMNNGGGPPQFVISSQNYHRIGSLLPNEGDVPKFAQLYIYDTQNEVANRMTHFGSSIVLLYTTRKSKGRIATGCKSDNLG; translated from the exons ATGGACTCACCGTTCACTG ATGTTACTAATCGCTTGGATTTCTCATCTGGCCGGCTATCTAACAGGAAACCAG CCAAAAGAGTTCGGAAATCTGTTTCTGTAGCAACATCCAAAACAAAACGATCCTGTAGAAGATCTGATTTTA TGGTTCCTGGTGACCTAACTGCTCAGAGCTCAATTCATAACCCCACTCAACAGATCCCAACTATTCCATTAG ATGTTACTACTCGCTTGGATATCCCATCTGGTCCTGTGACGTACAAGGAACCAG CGAGGAGAGTTGGTAAAACTGACACTGCAGTCACATCTAAAACAAGACGATCTCGTAGAAGAGCTGATTTTA CGGTTTCTGGGGAGCTAAATGCTCAGAGCTCGATTCATAACCCCACTCAACATATGCCAACTATCCCTTCAG AATACGCAGATTTCGGTGAAATCAATTGTTGTTGTCAACATTGCGGTGCCCAATTTTGGTTTGCAGAAAGGGCTGAAAAATCAACTAACGCTACTCATCCTAAGTTCCCTGTGTGTTGTATCAATGGGAAAATTTCGCTACCATTCTTTCAGCAACCTCCTGAGTTATTATCAAATTTATTCTCAGGCAATGACCCTAGGAGCCGGAATTTCTTGGATCATATACGGACCTACAATAGTATGTTTGCTTTTACGTCCCTTGGGGGTAAAGTTGATGGCAATATGAATAATGGAGGGGGGCCACCTCAATTTGTTATTAGTAGTCAAAACTATCATCGTATAGGTAGTTTGCTTCCTAATGAGGGTGATGTGCCAAAGTTTGCTCAACTATACATATATGACACACAAAATGAGGTTGCTAATAGAATGACTCACTTCGG ATCATCAATCGTGTTGTTGTATACCACAAGGAAGTCAAAAGGCCGAATTGCTACAGGCTGCAAGTCTGATAATTTGGGATGA
- the LOC130749458 gene encoding uncharacterized protein LOC130749458 isoform X1 — translation MDSPFTDVTNRLDFSSGRLSNRKPAKRVRKSVSVATSKTKRSCRRSDFMVPGDLTAQSSIHNPTQQIPTIPLDVTTRLDIPSGPVTYKEPARRVGKTDTAVTSKTRRSRRRADFTVSGELNAQSSIHNPTQHMPTIPSEYADFGEINCCCQHCGAQFWFAERAEKSTNATHPKFPVCCINGKISLPFFQQPPELLSNLFSGNDPRSRNFLDHIRTYNSMFAFTSLGGKVDGNMNNGGGPPQFVISSQNYHRIGSLLPNEGDVPKFAQLYIYDTQNEVANRMTHFGRSSIVLLYTTRKSKGRIATGCKSDNLG, via the exons ATGGACTCACCGTTCACTG ATGTTACTAATCGCTTGGATTTCTCATCTGGCCGGCTATCTAACAGGAAACCAG CCAAAAGAGTTCGGAAATCTGTTTCTGTAGCAACATCCAAAACAAAACGATCCTGTAGAAGATCTGATTTTA TGGTTCCTGGTGACCTAACTGCTCAGAGCTCAATTCATAACCCCACTCAACAGATCCCAACTATTCCATTAG ATGTTACTACTCGCTTGGATATCCCATCTGGTCCTGTGACGTACAAGGAACCAG CGAGGAGAGTTGGTAAAACTGACACTGCAGTCACATCTAAAACAAGACGATCTCGTAGAAGAGCTGATTTTA CGGTTTCTGGGGAGCTAAATGCTCAGAGCTCGATTCATAACCCCACTCAACATATGCCAACTATCCCTTCAG AATACGCAGATTTCGGTGAAATCAATTGTTGTTGTCAACATTGCGGTGCCCAATTTTGGTTTGCAGAAAGGGCTGAAAAATCAACTAACGCTACTCATCCTAAGTTCCCTGTGTGTTGTATCAATGGGAAAATTTCGCTACCATTCTTTCAGCAACCTCCTGAGTTATTATCAAATTTATTCTCAGGCAATGACCCTAGGAGCCGGAATTTCTTGGATCATATACGGACCTACAATAGTATGTTTGCTTTTACGTCCCTTGGGGGTAAAGTTGATGGCAATATGAATAATGGAGGGGGGCCACCTCAATTTGTTATTAGTAGTCAAAACTATCATCGTATAGGTAGTTTGCTTCCTAATGAGGGTGATGTGCCAAAGTTTGCTCAACTATACATATATGACACACAAAATGAGGTTGCTAATAGAATGACTCACTTCGG TAGATCATCAATCGTGTTGTTGTATACCACAAGGAAGTCAAAAGGCCGAATTGCTACAGGCTGCAAGTCTGATAATTTGGGATGA
- the LOC130743499 gene encoding uncharacterized protein LOC130743499 gives MVTKYAFEALDRTLRDIMRDKVKDNMDKPFGGKTIVLGGDFRQILPVIPKGSRADIVMATVNSSRLWRHCKVLTLTENMRLLSNSSPEERAEVKSFANWVLDLGDGKLGEFNDGESDIIIPDELLIEQSSDPIADIVRFTYNNIVEDTVGAEFYKDKAILAPTLDEVDSINQYVLSLFNGQEKTYMSSDSIWKADEQVGITADWITTEFLNGIKSSGIPDHKLVLKEGAPIMLMCNLDISSGLCNDTRLIVEDLCPNVIGAIVITGTHTGHKVFISRMDLIPSDPNLPIKFMRRQFPLCLSFAMTINKSQGQSLSHVGVYLPKPVFTHGQLYVVVSRVKSKAGLKILIGGDSTSTPGATKNIVYKEVFQKIYK, from the coding sequence ATGGTTACTAAGTATGCATTTGAGGCACTTGATAGAACCTTGAGAGATATAATGAGAGATAAGGTTAAGGACAACATGGACAAACCGTTTGGTGGAAAGACAATAGTTTTGGGTGGTGATTTTAGACAGATATTGCCTGTCATTCCCAAGGGTAGTAGAGCTGATATTGTGATGGCCACTGTAAACTCATCTAGGTTGTGGAGGCATTGTAAAGTTCTAACCTTAACTGAAAATATGCGGTTACTTTCGAACTCTTCGCCTGAAGAGAGAGCTGAAGTGAAATCTTTTGCTAATTGGGTTCTTGATCTTGGCGATGGCAAATTAGGAGAGTTTAATGATGGTGAAAGTGATATTATAATCCCCGATGAGCTATTAATCGAGCAATCGTCAGACCCAATTGCTGATATTGTGAGATTCACGTACAACAATATCGTTGAAGACACTGTAGGTGCTGAGTTTTACAAAGACAAAGCAATTCTTGCCCCGACACTTGATGAAGTTGATTCCATAAATCAATATGTGTTGTCATTATTTAATGGTCAGGAAAAGACATACATGAGTTCTGACTCAATTTGGAAGGCGGATGAACAAGTTGGAATAACAGCTGACTGGATCACGACAGAATTCTTAAATGGCATCAAATCTTCTGGTATCCCTGACCATAAGTTGGTGCTTAAAGAGGGCGCCCCAATCATGTTGATGTGCAATCTTGACATTTCTTCGGGTTTGTGCAACGACACGAGGTTAATTGTGGAAGATCTTTGCCCGAATGTTATTGGTGCAATTGTCATTACTGGTACGCACACAGGTCATAAGGTTTTTATATCACGAATGGACTTAATTCCGTCTGATCCGAACTTGCCAATTAAGTTCATGAGGCGTCAATTTCCTTTATGCTTATCATTTGCAATGACCATTAACAAGAGTCAAGGGCAAAGTTTATCTCATGTGGGTGTATATTTGCCGAAGCCTGTTTTTACACATGGTCAGCTATATGTTGTTGTTTCTAGGGTGAAGTCAAAGGCTGGGCTAAAGATTCTAATCGGTGGCGATAGTACTAGCACACCCGGTGCCACTAAGAACATTGTCTATAAAGAGGtgttccaaaaaatttataaatag
- the LOC130749257 gene encoding uncharacterized protein LOC130749257, which translates to MDPEFYQNVVVMRHGDRVDDAEPMWSAKATRPWDPHLVQPGRVRAFSTGRKFRKTLGFPLHRVFVSPFLRCVQTAAEVVAALSAVGEDEDPNALTGDSVTIDPSKVKVSVEYGLCEMMSREAIRLDVAPKDGNWGFDIAEREAMLPAGTVDRNVQRIYKELPKWEEPHSRTKARYEQIVTDLADKHPTENLLLVTHGEGVGTALSSFKKGTLVYEVMYCGYVELRRPIFKKNQSFTAGEFEVLTNNGQTGVSYSIEQLSEQ; encoded by the exons atGGATCCAGAGTTCTACCAAAACGTCGTCGTAATGAGGCACGGCGATCGCGTCGACGACGCCGAGCCTATGTGGTCAGCCAAGGCGACCCGTCCATGGGACCCGCACCTTGTTCAACCGGGTCGGGTCCGGGCATTCTCCACGGGTCGCAAGTTTCGTAAAACTCTCGGGTTCCCGCTTCATCGGGTCTTCGTCTCACCCTTCCTCCGCTGTGTCCAGACCGCCGCTGAAGTCGTCGCCGCCCTTTCCGCCGTCGGTGAAGATGAAGACCCCAACGCACTCACCGGTGACTCTGTCACCATCGATCCTTCTAAAGTTAAG GTTTCTGTTGAATATGGGTTATGTGAAATGATGAGCAGGGAGGCAATCAGGCTTGACGTTGCTCCTAAAGATGGAAATTGGGGTTTTGATATAGCAGAACGTGAAGCCATGCTTCCAGCCGGGACAGTGGATCGAAATGTACAAAGGATCTATAAAGAG TTACCCAAGTGGGAAGAGCCACATTCACGCACAAAGGCTAGATATGAGCAAATAGTTACAGACCTTGCAGATAAACATCCTACTGAGAATTTGCTGCTTGTCACACATG GGGAAGGTGTCGGGACAGCTCTTTCTTCATTCAAAAAGGGAACTCTGGTTTATGAAGTTATGTACTGTGGATACGTGGAGCTTAGACGCCCAATTTTCAAGAAGAATCAGTCGTTTACTGCTGGAGAATTCGAAGTACTTACGAATAATGGTCAAACTGGGGTAAGCTATTCCATAGAACAGCTCTCTGAGCAATGA